From Pseudomonas alcaligenes, a single genomic window includes:
- a CDS encoding RDD family protein encodes MPKHMLRPQGDFPAAGLIRRLAAIFYDFLLSIALLMVVTLIYKGVQMAIIGEARLHQLSDAGALDGDPLLSSLLLLSLFAFFAKFWTHNGQTLGMQVWGVRIQNADGSAVSLWQALLRFVVAIASWLACGLGFLWILWDKDKRSWHDIYSESRVVQLPKHAHRPGKS; translated from the coding sequence ATGCCCAAGCACATGCTGCGCCCCCAAGGCGACTTCCCCGCCGCCGGCCTGATCCGTCGCCTCGCCGCAATCTTCTATGACTTCCTGCTCAGCATCGCCCTGCTGATGGTGGTCACCCTCATCTATAAAGGCGTGCAAATGGCCATCATCGGCGAAGCCCGCCTGCACCAGCTGTCCGACGCCGGCGCCCTGGACGGCGACCCGCTGCTCTCCTCCCTGCTGCTGCTCAGCCTGTTCGCCTTCTTCGCCAAGTTCTGGACACACAATGGCCAGACCCTCGGCATGCAGGTCTGGGGCGTGCGCATCCAGAACGCCGACGGTTCGGCCGTCAGCCTGTGGCAGGCCCTGCTGCGCTTCGTCGTGGCCATCGCCTCCTGGCTGGCCTGCGGCCTCGGCTTCCTGTGGATACTGTGGGACAAGGACAAACGCAGCTGGCACGACATCTATTCGGAAAGCCGAGTGGTGCAACTGCCCAAGCACGCACACCGCCCAGGCAAGTCCTAA
- a CDS encoding imelysin family protein: MTRMPLATASLLALAISLAGCGDDKKEAAAPQAAATAPAAASASSLKVEDAAAKAVVSHYADIAFAVFSDAASTGKTLQSAVDALLANPSDATLKAAREAWLAARVPYMQTEVFRFGNAVVDDWEGQLNAWPLDEGLIDYVAADTAQAQGNPAATANIIANTEIQVGEDKVDVKELTGEKLASLNELGGSEANVATGYHAIEFLLWGQDLNGTNPGAGARPASDYLTGAGATGGHNERRRAYLKAATDLLVADLDSMVAQWQAGVADNYRAKLEAEPAENGLRKMLFGMGSLGLGELAGERMKVALEANSTEDEHDCFSDNTHNSHYYDAKGIRNIYLGEYKKVDGSTLSGPSLSSLVAKVDAAADTTLKADLDATQAKLQALVDSAEKNNVHFDQLIAADNAAGQQLVRDAIAALVTQTGAIEKASAALGISGLNPDTADHQF; this comes from the coding sequence ATGACTCGTATGCCCCTGGCTACCGCCAGCCTGCTGGCCCTCGCCATCTCCCTCGCCGGCTGTGGCGATGACAAGAAGGAAGCAGCCGCCCCGCAAGCTGCCGCCACCGCGCCCGCCGCAGCCAGCGCCAGCAGCCTGAAAGTCGAAGACGCCGCCGCCAAGGCCGTGGTCAGCCACTACGCCGACATCGCCTTTGCCGTGTTCAGCGACGCCGCCAGCACCGGCAAGACTCTGCAGAGCGCCGTCGACGCCCTGCTCGCCAACCCCAGCGACGCCACCCTGAAGGCCGCCCGCGAAGCCTGGCTGGCCGCCCGCGTGCCGTACATGCAGACCGAAGTGTTCCGCTTCGGCAACGCCGTGGTCGATGACTGGGAAGGCCAACTGAACGCCTGGCCGCTGGACGAAGGCCTGATCGACTACGTTGCCGCCGACACCGCCCAGGCTCAGGGCAACCCGGCCGCCACCGCCAACATCATCGCCAACACCGAGATCCAGGTCGGCGAAGACAAGGTCGACGTGAAGGAACTGACCGGCGAAAAACTGGCCAGCCTCAACGAACTGGGCGGCTCCGAGGCCAACGTCGCCACCGGCTACCACGCCATCGAATTCCTCCTCTGGGGCCAGGATCTCAACGGCACCAACCCGGGTGCCGGCGCGCGCCCGGCCAGCGATTACCTGACTGGCGCCGGCGCCACCGGTGGTCACAACGAGCGTCGCCGCGCCTACCTGAAAGCCGCCACCGACCTGCTGGTCGCCGACCTCGACAGCATGGTTGCCCAGTGGCAAGCCGGCGTTGCCGACAACTACCGCGCCAAGCTGGAAGCCGAACCGGCCGAGAACGGCCTGCGCAAGATGCTGTTCGGCATGGGTAGCCTGGGTCTGGGCGAGCTGGCCGGCGAGCGCATGAAGGTCGCCCTGGAAGCCAACTCCACCGAAGACGAGCACGACTGCTTCAGCGACAACACCCACAACTCGCACTACTACGACGCCAAAGGCATTCGCAACATCTACCTGGGCGAGTACAAGAAAGTCGACGGCAGCACCCTGAGCGGCCCGAGCCTGTCCTCCCTGGTCGCCAAGGTCGATGCCGCTGCCGATACCACCCTGAAGGCCGACCTGGACGCCACCCAGGCCAAGCTGCAGGCCCTGGTCGACAGCGCCGAGAAGAACAACGTGCACTTCGACCAGCTGATCGCCGCCGACAACGCCGCCGGCCAGCAACTGGTGCGCGATGCCATCGCAGCCCTGGTCACCCAGACCGGCGCCATCGAGAAGGCTTCCGCCGCTCTCGGCATCAGCGGTCTGAACCCGGATACCGCCGACCACCAGTTCTGA
- a CDS encoding di-heme oxidoredictase family protein, which yields MPHPFRLCILALALGLAACEQAAPPAEPGEALSGGTTTVQQRDHNAFSLPSANLQPSRRLDFSVGNSFFRNPWVIAPTTTTARDGLGPLFNTNACQNCHIKDGRGHPPEPGANSAASMLVRLSIPADGSAEHAALLERAGVIAEPVYGGQLQDMSNPGTAPEGKVRVNYSTVAVSFADGTRVELRQPQLQISKLGYGAMRPDTQFSVRIAPPMIGLGLLEAIPESALLANADPDDRDGDGIRGVANRVWDDARGTTVLGRFGWKAGQPSLAQQNAHAFANDMGLTSSLVVHDDCTASQFDCRNAVNGGEPEVSDSIAASVLFYTRNLAVPARRNVDDLAVRQGKQLFHEAGCQKCHVPSFTTAATAAEPELTNQTIRPYSDLLLHDMGDGLADQRSEFQANGRQWRTAPLWGIGLTEVVSGHTQFLHDGRARNLLEAILWHGGEAEPAKQYVLTYDAEQRNALLAFLNSL from the coding sequence ATGCCGCACCCGTTTCGCCTCTGCATACTGGCCCTGGCTCTCGGCCTGGCCGCCTGCGAACAGGCCGCGCCGCCCGCCGAGCCGGGTGAAGCACTGTCCGGCGGCACCACCACGGTGCAGCAGCGCGACCACAACGCCTTCTCCCTGCCCTCGGCCAACCTGCAGCCCTCGCGCCGTCTCGACTTCAGCGTGGGCAACAGTTTCTTCCGCAACCCCTGGGTGATCGCGCCGACCACCACCACCGCGCGTGACGGCCTCGGCCCGCTGTTCAACACCAATGCCTGCCAGAACTGCCACATCAAGGATGGTCGCGGTCACCCGCCCGAGCCCGGCGCCAACAGTGCCGCCTCGATGCTGGTGCGCCTGTCGATTCCGGCCGACGGCTCGGCCGAACACGCCGCCCTGCTGGAGCGGGCCGGGGTGATTGCCGAACCGGTCTACGGCGGCCAGCTGCAGGACATGAGCAACCCCGGCACCGCCCCCGAAGGCAAGGTGCGGGTCAACTACAGCACCGTAGCGGTGAGCTTCGCCGACGGTACCCGCGTCGAGCTGCGCCAGCCGCAGCTGCAGATCAGCAAGCTGGGCTACGGCGCCATGCGCCCGGACACCCAGTTTTCCGTACGCATCGCCCCGCCGATGATCGGCCTCGGCCTGCTCGAAGCCATCCCGGAAAGCGCCCTGCTGGCCAATGCCGACCCTGACGACCGCGATGGCGACGGCATTCGCGGCGTGGCCAACCGGGTCTGGGACGATGCCCGCGGCACCACGGTACTCGGCCGCTTCGGCTGGAAGGCCGGCCAGCCCAGCCTGGCCCAGCAGAACGCCCACGCCTTCGCCAACGACATGGGCCTGACCAGCAGCCTGGTCGTCCACGACGACTGCACGGCGAGCCAGTTCGACTGCCGCAACGCGGTGAATGGCGGTGAGCCGGAAGTCAGCGACAGCATCGCCGCCAGCGTGCTGTTCTACACCCGCAACCTGGCCGTACCGGCACGCCGCAACGTCGACGACCTGGCCGTGCGCCAGGGCAAGCAGCTGTTCCATGAGGCCGGCTGCCAGAAGTGCCATGTACCGAGCTTCACCACCGCCGCCACTGCCGCCGAACCGGAGCTGACCAACCAGACCATCCGCCCCTACAGCGACCTGCTGCTGCACGACATGGGCGACGGCCTGGCCGACCAGCGCAGCGAGTTCCAGGCCAACGGCCGCCAGTGGCGCACCGCGCCGCTGTGGGGCATCGGCCTGACCGAAGTGGTCAGCGGCCACACCCAGTTCCTCCACGACGGCCGTGCGCGCAACCTGCTGGAGGCCATCCTCTGGCACGGCGGCGAGGCCGAGCCGGCGAAGCAGTACGTCCTCACCTACGATGCCGAACAGCGCAACGCGCTGTTGGCCTTCCTCAACTCCCTGTAA
- a CDS encoding imelysin family protein has translation MSRLSILATALCGLALAACGPQDLQQKAASAITEGVLLPAYSTWAQSNQQLAGNAQAFCNGSQDLPSARQAYLTAVGSWAALQPLLIGPLAEGNRAWQVQFWPDKKNLVQRQVEALLKSKPQLSVADLDKSSVVLQGLTAYEYVLFDPAIDLDDAAQKSRYCPLLIAIGQHQQQLSATVLSQWQAKDGMAEQLKTFPNTRYNESTEAVADLLRTQVSGIDGLKKKLGTALGRQSKGIAQPYQAEFWRSNASIASLASALASAERVWLGANQDGIKALLGSEQADLAQRIDQQYSATRQQLASLERPLGELLTDEAGRAELNAFYDSLNQLHRLHEGELAKALGIQLGFNAHDGD, from the coding sequence ATGTCCCGTCTATCCATCCTGGCCACCGCCCTGTGCGGCCTCGCCCTGGCCGCTTGTGGCCCGCAGGATCTCCAGCAGAAAGCCGCCAGCGCCATCACCGAAGGCGTCCTGCTGCCGGCCTACAGCACCTGGGCTCAAAGCAACCAGCAGCTGGCCGGCAATGCCCAGGCCTTCTGCAACGGCAGCCAGGATCTGCCCAGCGCGCGCCAGGCCTACCTCACCGCCGTGGGCAGCTGGGCCGCCCTGCAACCGCTGCTGATCGGCCCGCTGGCCGAAGGCAACCGTGCCTGGCAGGTGCAGTTCTGGCCGGACAAGAAGAACCTGGTGCAGCGCCAGGTCGAGGCCCTGCTCAAGAGCAAGCCGCAGCTCAGCGTCGCCGACCTGGACAAGTCCAGCGTGGTGCTGCAAGGCCTGACCGCCTATGAGTACGTACTGTTCGACCCGGCCATCGACCTCGACGATGCCGCCCAGAAGAGCCGCTACTGCCCGCTGCTGATCGCCATCGGCCAGCACCAGCAGCAGCTCTCCGCCACGGTACTGAGCCAGTGGCAAGCCAAGGACGGCATGGCCGAGCAGCTGAAGACCTTCCCCAATACCCGCTACAACGAATCCACCGAGGCCGTGGCCGACCTGCTGCGTACCCAGGTCAGCGGCATCGACGGCCTGAAGAAGAAGCTCGGCACCGCCCTCGGTCGCCAGAGCAAGGGCATCGCCCAGCCCTACCAGGCCGAGTTCTGGCGCAGCAATGCCAGCATCGCCAGCCTGGCCTCCGCCCTGGCCAGCGCCGAACGGGTCTGGCTGGGCGCCAACCAGGACGGCATCAAGGCCCTGCTCGGCAGCGAGCAGGCCGACCTGGCCCAGCGTATCGACCAGCAGTACAGCGCCACCCGCCAGCAACTGGCCAGCCTCGAGCGCCCGCTCGGCGAACTGCTCACCGACGAGGCCGGGCGCGCCGAACTGAATGCCTTCTACGACAGCCTCAACCAGCTGCATCGCCTGCACGAAGGCGAACTGGCCAAGGCCCTCGGCATCCAGCTCGGCTTCAACGCCCACGACGGAGACTGA
- a CDS encoding DUF1513 domain-containing protein, whose product MQRRAFLGLGAAALAASALGGWKLIDHGPQPLLVSARDDSDGNHYAVGYRLDGSKAFATRVAERCHDVVPHPSLPMAVFVGRRPSRESYLIDLRDGRLLQTLASPKDRHFYGHGVFHKDGAWFYSTENDTSDPGRGVLGAYRVEAGLLRRDHELSTHGLGPHQLLWMPDGETLVVANGGIRTEADSRVMMNLDAMEPSLVLMRRDGALVSKEQLPEQMNSVRHLAVASDGTIVSGQQYEGEPTDSVPLLAIKRPGQAFQHFPLGEAQRAAMNQYTASLAIHNELRLLALTAPRGNRFFIWNLDSSALLLDAPLADCAGVGAVADGFVVTSGQGRCRLYDCRGAQITAQSLALPAGLWDNHLRLA is encoded by the coding sequence ATGCAACGCAGAGCTTTTCTCGGCCTGGGCGCCGCCGCCCTCGCCGCCAGCGCCCTGGGCGGCTGGAAACTCATCGACCACGGCCCGCAGCCGCTGCTGGTCTCGGCCCGTGACGACAGCGACGGCAACCACTATGCAGTGGGCTATCGCCTGGACGGCAGCAAAGCCTTTGCCACCCGTGTTGCCGAGCGCTGCCACGACGTGGTGCCGCACCCGAGCCTGCCGATGGCGGTGTTCGTCGGCCGCCGGCCAAGCCGCGAGAGCTACCTGATCGACCTGCGCGACGGCCGCCTGCTGCAGACCCTGGCCTCGCCCAAGGATCGCCACTTCTACGGCCACGGCGTGTTCCACAAGGATGGCGCGTGGTTCTACAGCACCGAAAACGACACCAGCGACCCGGGCCGCGGCGTGCTCGGCGCCTACCGCGTCGAGGCCGGCCTGCTGCGCCGCGACCATGAGCTGTCGACCCATGGCCTGGGCCCGCACCAGCTGCTGTGGATGCCCGACGGCGAAACCCTGGTGGTGGCCAACGGCGGCATCCGCACCGAGGCCGACAGCCGGGTGATGATGAACCTCGACGCCATGGAGCCCAGCCTGGTGCTGATGCGCCGCGACGGCGCCCTGGTGAGCAAGGAGCAGCTGCCGGAACAGATGAACAGCGTGCGCCACCTGGCCGTGGCCAGCGACGGCACCATCGTCTCCGGCCAGCAGTACGAGGGCGAACCAACCGACAGCGTGCCGCTGCTGGCGATCAAGCGCCCCGGCCAGGCGTTCCAGCACTTCCCGCTGGGCGAGGCGCAACGCGCGGCAATGAACCAGTACACCGCCAGCCTGGCGATCCACAACGAGCTGCGCCTGCTGGCCCTGACTGCGCCGCGCGGCAACCGCTTCTTCATCTGGAACCTGGACAGCAGCGCGCTGCTGCTGGATGCCCCGCTGGCCGACTGCGCCGGCGTCGGCGCGGTGGCCGACGGCTTCGTGGTCACTTCCGGCCAAGGCCGCTGCCGTCTGTACGACTGCCGCGGCGCGCAGATCACCGCGCAGTCCCTGGCGCTGCCGGCCGGCCTGTGGGACAACCACCTGCGCCTGGCCTGA
- a CDS encoding methyl-accepting chemotaxis protein, with translation MFLQKSLRAQILALLGGSLALILITALACFSFLSGGMQAYRGLLAGPVEASQLVDQANLEFKSQVQEWKNVLLRGQDPANLDKYWKQFEDQEAKVQKILGKLASEVDPALRNQVERLRSEHQALGANYRKGREAFLAAGANPQAGDAAVKGIDRAASEQMTALVTQLHDQSLEQAKQINASAERTILLGTLLMLGASVLVGLFSLWLVNRNLIGPITMLIDHIAKLSQGNFGQRVNADRQNELGRLAVAANTLRDFLADTFTRLKHSTSQLDTASGELNAIATLMSQGTREQFSRTDQVATAMHEMSATAQQVASHAADAAGAADDADNSARQGGKVMEQTIHTITTMRSEIANTAEVIRRLENDSGRIGKVLEVIRGIAEQTNLLALNAAIEAARAGEQGRGFAVVADEVRTLAQRTAESTAEIHQIIDTVQTGAVNAVRAIENGQNRSEEGVTQVTEAGAMLQRITGAVEAIRDMNRQIATAAEEQTSVAEDISRNLTEITAIATTNQENVQRTESASHNLHDLSAQLSEVTSRLSA, from the coding sequence ATGTTCCTGCAGAAATCCCTGCGCGCGCAGATACTCGCGCTGCTCGGCGGCAGCCTGGCACTGATCCTGATCACCGCCCTGGCCTGCTTCAGTTTCCTCTCCGGCGGCATGCAGGCCTACCGCGGCCTGCTCGCTGGCCCGGTGGAGGCTTCACAACTGGTCGACCAGGCCAACCTGGAATTCAAGTCCCAGGTGCAAGAATGGAAGAACGTCCTGCTGCGCGGCCAGGATCCGGCCAACCTGGACAAGTACTGGAAGCAGTTCGAAGACCAGGAAGCCAAGGTGCAGAAGATTCTCGGCAAGCTGGCCAGCGAGGTCGACCCGGCCCTGCGCAACCAGGTCGAACGCCTGCGCAGCGAGCACCAGGCACTCGGCGCCAACTACCGCAAGGGCCGCGAGGCCTTCCTCGCCGCTGGCGCCAACCCGCAGGCCGGCGATGCTGCCGTCAAAGGCATCGACCGTGCAGCCAGCGAGCAGATGACGGCCCTGGTCACCCAGCTGCATGACCAGAGCCTGGAGCAGGCCAAACAGATCAACGCCAGCGCCGAGCGCACCATCCTGCTCGGCACCCTGCTGATGCTCGGCGCCAGCGTGCTGGTCGGTCTGTTCAGCCTGTGGCTGGTCAACCGTAACCTGATCGGCCCGATCACCATGCTGATCGACCATATCGCCAAGCTCAGCCAGGGCAACTTCGGCCAGCGCGTCAATGCCGACCGCCAGAACGAGCTGGGCCGCCTGGCCGTGGCGGCCAACACCCTGCGCGACTTCCTCGCCGACACCTTCACCCGCCTGAAACACAGCACCAGCCAGCTGGACACCGCTAGCGGCGAGCTGAATGCCATCGCCACCCTGATGTCGCAGGGCACCCGCGAGCAGTTCTCGCGCACCGACCAGGTGGCCACCGCCATGCACGAGATGTCCGCTACCGCCCAGCAGGTCGCCAGCCATGCGGCCGACGCCGCCGGTGCCGCCGACGATGCCGACAACTCGGCGCGCCAGGGCGGCAAGGTGATGGAGCAGACCATCCACACCATCACCACCATGCGCAGCGAGATCGCCAACACTGCCGAGGTGATCCGCCGCCTGGAGAACGACAGCGGGCGCATCGGCAAGGTGCTGGAAGTGATTCGCGGCATCGCCGAGCAGACCAACCTGCTGGCGCTCAACGCCGCCATCGAGGCGGCGCGCGCCGGCGAACAGGGCCGCGGCTTCGCCGTGGTGGCCGATGAGGTACGCACCCTGGCCCAGCGCACCGCCGAGTCCACCGCCGAGATCCACCAGATCATCGACACGGTGCAGACCGGCGCGGTGAATGCCGTGCGCGCCATCGAAAATGGTCAGAACCGCAGCGAGGAAGGCGTGACCCAGGTCACCGAGGCCGGTGCCATGCTGCAGCGCATTACCGGCGCGGTGGAGGCGATCCGCGACATGAACCGGCAGATTGCCACCGCCGCCGAGGAGCAGACTTCGGTGGCCGAGGACATTTCGCGCAACCTCACCGAGATCACCGCCATCGCTACCACCAACCAGGAGAACGTGCAGCGCACCGAAAGCGCCAGCCACAACCTGCACGACCTGTCCGCCCAGCTCAGCGAAGTGACCAGCCGCCTCAGCGCCTGA
- a CDS encoding efflux RND transporter periplasmic adaptor subunit, whose amino-acid sequence MLLRRMLIMLGVVVLVVLALAAIKGYSIYQQIQMFSAPQPAISVSAAKAEQMPWQSRLPAIGTLKAFQGVDLTAEVEGTVSQVLFQSGEKVTLGQPLLQLDSQVEQAILATAVAVRGLARVEFERGKNLAGKQAISKSEFDRLNAELLKAEASVAQLQASLDKKRILAPFAGTIGIRQVDTGDYLSPGTPVATLQDLSTLFVDFFLPEQAVPKLAVGQQVRISVAAYPGESFPGEISALNPKVEETTRNVQVRATLANPDNKLLPGMFANLAVLLGDDQPAVVVPETAITYTLYGNSVYVIGEKKGEDGQVQKDASGQAELVVERRFVSTGERRDGRVVISKGLKPGEQVVTAGQLKLDNGAHVSIVADQALNPAQ is encoded by the coding sequence ATGTTGCTCCGCCGCATGCTTATCATGCTGGGCGTCGTTGTCCTCGTGGTGCTCGCTCTCGCCGCCATCAAAGGCTATTCGATCTACCAGCAGATCCAGATGTTCTCGGCACCGCAGCCGGCCATCAGCGTGTCTGCCGCCAAGGCCGAGCAGATGCCCTGGCAATCGCGCCTGCCGGCCATCGGTACGCTCAAGGCCTTCCAGGGTGTGGATCTGACCGCCGAAGTGGAAGGCACGGTCAGCCAGGTGCTGTTCCAGTCCGGCGAGAAGGTCACCCTCGGCCAGCCGCTGCTGCAGCTGGACAGCCAGGTCGAGCAGGCCATCCTCGCCACCGCCGTCGCCGTGCGCGGCCTGGCCCGGGTGGAGTTCGAGCGCGGCAAGAACCTCGCCGGCAAGCAGGCCATCTCCAAGAGCGAGTTCGACCGTCTGAATGCCGAACTGCTCAAGGCCGAGGCCAGCGTTGCCCAGCTGCAGGCCAGCCTGGACAAGAAGCGCATCCTCGCGCCCTTCGCCGGTACCATCGGCATCCGCCAGGTCGACACCGGTGACTACCTGAGCCCTGGCACCCCGGTCGCCACCCTGCAGGATCTGTCGACCCTGTTCGTCGACTTCTTCCTGCCGGAACAGGCAGTGCCCAAGCTGGCCGTCGGCCAGCAGGTACGCATCAGCGTGGCCGCCTACCCGGGCGAATCCTTCCCCGGCGAGATCAGCGCGCTCAACCCCAAGGTCGAGGAAACCACGCGCAATGTGCAGGTTCGCGCCACGCTGGCCAACCCCGACAACAAGCTGCTGCCGGGCATGTTCGCCAACCTCGCGGTGCTCCTGGGTGACGACCAGCCGGCCGTGGTGGTGCCGGAAACCGCCATCACCTACACCCTGTACGGCAACTCGGTGTATGTGATCGGCGAGAAGAAGGGCGAAGACGGCCAGGTGCAGAAGGATGCCAGCGGCCAGGCCGAGCTGGTGGTGGAGCGTCGCTTCGTCAGCACCGGCGAGCGCCGCGACGGGCGGGTGGTGATCAGCAAGGGCCTCAAGCCCGGCGAGCAGGTGGTCACCGCCGGCCAGCTCAAGCTGGATAACGGCGCCCACGTGAGCATTGTCGCCGACCAGGCCCTGAACCCGGCCCAGTAG